A region of Liolophura sinensis isolate JHLJ2023 chromosome 8, CUHK_Ljap_v2, whole genome shotgun sequence DNA encodes the following proteins:
- the LOC135473160 gene encoding ankyrin repeat domain-containing protein 46-like produces MNDTDFDLQFDMMEMGHDIHTALSEGDMGALKRLLYVGHPDIFRTDKKGRTCLHFASCRGMTDAVRLLLENGADPNVTDIFGNTPLHWCGHLETVDVLIENGSNVFARNKMGATPRIMAVRRGVSEDVINTFEQHEVELSSETESVTAGADTSLLTTSVHTTCAGQTREKLEQVQSIWYEFCMDLGPQKLILLILTVLLMSLYVAFTVTGITKHMEKRIPITSEGAQKVEL; encoded by the exons ATGAATGATACAGACTTTGATCTTCAATTTGACATGATGGAGATGGGTCACGACATTCACACAGCTCTGAGCGAGGGAGATATGGGAGCCCTGAAGAGACTGTTGTATGTGGGCCATCCGGACATCTTTCGAACCGACAAGAAGGGCCGAACATGTTTGCATTTTGCGTCTTGTCGTGGAATGACCGATGCTGTTAGACTGTTGCTAGAAAATGGAGCGGATCCTAACGTTACTGATATATTCGGAAATACACCTTTGCACTGGTGTGGTCATCTGGAAACAGTTGATGTTCTGATTGAGAATGGATCCAACGTTTTTGCTAG gaATAAAATGGGAGCGACTCCAAGAATTATGGCAGTGAGACGAGGTGTGTCAGAAGATGTGATTAACACATTTGAACAGCATGAGGTAGAATTAAGCTCAGAAACAGAGTCAGTTACAGCAGGGGCAGATACCAGCTTACTGACTACCAGCGTCCACACCACATGTGCTGGACAAACTCGAGAAAAACTAGAACAGGTTCAAAGCATATGGTATGAGTTCTGTATGGACCTTGGTCCTCAGAAACTCATTCTcttgattctgacagttctacTTATGTCGCTATATGTGGCATTTACTGTCACAGGGATCACCAAGCACATGGAGAAACGAATACCAATTACAAGTGAAGGAGCTCAAAAAGTAGAGCTCTGA